A DNA window from Lepidochelys kempii isolate rLepKem1 chromosome 9, rLepKem1.hap2, whole genome shotgun sequence contains the following coding sequences:
- the HES1 gene encoding transcription factor HES-1 isoform X2 — MPADVMEKNASPVAATPASVSATPDKPKTASEHRKSSRHSKLEKADILEMTVKHLRNLQRAQMTAALSTDPTVLGKYRAGFSECMNEVTRFLSTCEGVNTEVRTRLLGHLASCMTQINAMNYPAQPPPLPPPGAPHASFGQPLVQIPAGAAPPGGGVVPLSGMPCKLGSPAGEATKVYGGFQLVPASDGQFAFLIPNTFAPGGAMVPLYPSGGPAGGPSLTADSVWRPW, encoded by the exons ATGCCCGCGGACGTGATGGAGAAAAACGCGTCGCCGGTGGCGGCCACCCCGGCCAGCGTCAGCGCGACGCCGGACAAGCCCAAGACCGCGTCCGAGCACCGCAAG AGCTCGCGGCACTCCAAGCTGGAGAAGGCCGACATCCTGGAGATGACCGTGAAGCATCTCCGGAACCTGCAGCGCGCCCAGATGACGG ctgcTCTCAGCACGGACCCCACAGTGCTGGGCAAGTACCGGGCCGGCTTCAGCGAGTGCATGAACGAGGTGACCCGCTTCCTCTCCACCTGCGAGGGGGTGAACACCGAGGTGCGCACCCGGctcctggggcacctggccagcTGCATGACCCAGATCAACGCCATGAACTACCCAGCACAGCCaccgcccctgcccccgcccgggGCTCCGCACGCCTCCTTCGGGCAGCCACTGGTGCAGATCCCCGCGGGGGCAGCACCCCCAGGCGGTGGAGTGGTGCCGCTCAGCGGGATGCCTTGCAAGTTGGGGAGCCCGGCGGGGGAGGCCACCAAGGTGTACGGCGGCTTCCAGCTGGTGCCTGCCTCCGACGGCCAGTTCGCCTTTCTCATCCCCAACACCTTTGCGCCTGGCGGGGCCATGGTGCCACTGTATCCCAGCGGGGGCCCTGCCGGCGGGCCTTCGCTCACAGCGGACTCTGTGTGGCGGCCCTGGTGA
- the HES1 gene encoding transcription factor HES-1 isoform X1 produces MPADVMEKNASPVAATPASVSATPDKPKTASEHRKSSKPIMEKRRRARINESLSQLKTLILDALKKDSSRHSKLEKADILEMTVKHLRNLQRAQMTAALSTDPTVLGKYRAGFSECMNEVTRFLSTCEGVNTEVRTRLLGHLASCMTQINAMNYPAQPPPLPPPGAPHASFGQPLVQIPAGAAPPGGGVVPLSGMPCKLGSPAGEATKVYGGFQLVPASDGQFAFLIPNTFAPGGAMVPLYPSGGPAGGPSLTADSVWRPW; encoded by the exons ATGCCCGCGGACGTGATGGAGAAAAACGCGTCGCCGGTGGCGGCCACCCCGGCCAGCGTCAGCGCGACGCCGGACAAGCCCAAGACCGCGTCCGAGCACCGCAAG TCCTCCAAGCCCATCATGGAGAAGAGGCGACGGGCGAGAATCAACgagagcctgagccagctgaaaACCCTCATCCTGGACGCCCTCAAGAAAGAC AGCTCGCGGCACTCCAAGCTGGAGAAGGCCGACATCCTGGAGATGACCGTGAAGCATCTCCGGAACCTGCAGCGCGCCCAGATGACGG ctgcTCTCAGCACGGACCCCACAGTGCTGGGCAAGTACCGGGCCGGCTTCAGCGAGTGCATGAACGAGGTGACCCGCTTCCTCTCCACCTGCGAGGGGGTGAACACCGAGGTGCGCACCCGGctcctggggcacctggccagcTGCATGACCCAGATCAACGCCATGAACTACCCAGCACAGCCaccgcccctgcccccgcccgggGCTCCGCACGCCTCCTTCGGGCAGCCACTGGTGCAGATCCCCGCGGGGGCAGCACCCCCAGGCGGTGGAGTGGTGCCGCTCAGCGGGATGCCTTGCAAGTTGGGGAGCCCGGCGGGGGAGGCCACCAAGGTGTACGGCGGCTTCCAGCTGGTGCCTGCCTCCGACGGCCAGTTCGCCTTTCTCATCCCCAACACCTTTGCGCCTGGCGGGGCCATGGTGCCACTGTATCCCAGCGGGGGCCCTGCCGGCGGGCCTTCGCTCACAGCGGACTCTGTGTGGCGGCCCTGGTGA